The following DNA comes from Papaver somniferum cultivar HN1 chromosome 4, ASM357369v1, whole genome shotgun sequence.
AATGCTATAAAGATGATAGTTATTTGGCCAAATTCGATGTTTTCCAAATTCCTACTAACATAAAACTATTCTTTGGATAGTACACTTAACACTAATGATTTTGCAGCTGCAAATCCTACCTGGGACTTATACCATGGTGAGTCCACCCTGTAAAACCACAATCGACATAATGGTTGTTGGTTGAAACCAGACATAAACCAACTAACATAGCCCATTATGATGGAAAGAAAAGTAGGAGCCATACCCCAAGTATACCTTCGTACAATGTTAACTCTTTCACGTTTCGAAGTGCACCTAAAAGATTCAGTAAATTTACCATACTTTTCTTTATCCTCTTCAGGAAGCTCCAAGTACAATTCTGGGTATTCCCTGTTGTTCTGTACCTCTTTCATTAACAGTGCAATATCAGCATCGACTAAAGAAGAAAGGTTCTTTAGATAGTATTCTTGCGTCATAAAAATCCGAGCAAAAGAAGGATGTGAGATTTGGAGCATTTAACTTGTGGTCTTAGCCATTAGAGTATTTTGCCAGCCACCATTGCACACAACGAGTTCCTCCAATGTAGAAGAGTCAATAATGAAATCCTGATGATTATCCATCTCTATACCAGTATCTGCTATTCCCAGATACTCAAGAACTGGACAACTAGAGACGAGCCTCGTAGCTGCTCCTGGATTTTCAAATGAAAGTGCCTCAAAATCCACGGATCTGAGGTTAGGTAAACAACAAGATTTAGGTACAACAATCAGAGAGTAACCCCGACCCCCCATTTCCAAGCTCCACGTCTCCAATGTCTTACAATTGAATAGACATTCAGGAAGCTCAAATGTCCACTCTGCACTAATGCGAAAAGTAATAGACAGTGTTTTGATATTATGCCTAACAACAGAACAAATCCACGCATTTAGACGACTTGCTAATATATCATAAAATTTTGGACATTCTAGACTCTCCTCATCCACTTGAGAAAGAGGTAAAGTTAGATAAAATTTGTTTACATCAGCAACATCATCACGAAGATTGAGCACCTTGTCTACGAAATCAATGAAGCGAGTAATCCTTTCTATAATTGGGTACTTTTCGAATGCAGGGGAATCGAAATCTATGCGAACAGTATTAACAGAAGTCCAGATATACCTCCATCTTTTAGACAAAATGCAAGTTTTGACAACATCTGTCATGGGAATGAAAGAGAGGATCCCATGAATCAACCCATCTGGTAACTCACTTATTCTGCCTGTTGAGCTTCTTGCTTGTTTCATTGTAATCCTGGAAATGAAGTACCTAAAATTAGTACAATAAATCAACTACTAGTGCTCAGGGTTTTACTTAGTTCATAAATCCTTGTAATTCTACTAAACCCTAGACTAATCCATGTCTAAGTTTGTAAGCAAACACAGAATGAAATAATACattaaaagaataagaagaaattcCTAGCCTTATTGAATTGCTAAGTTTTTTGGATTCAATAAAGGTCAAATAAAGAATCGTAAAAAATAACACAATATAAAGAAAACCCCCCAAATTATGTAAATTCATTTCATTAAGTCACTAACATTGTTATTCCATTGTGATTTCTAAGGGTTAAGCAAAGCTAAAATGTAAATAATGGTTTATATAAATGAAAAGAGTCTTTTAGGGTTTACCTTGATTAACAGAGATAGCACAGGAGAGAGCTAGTGTGGTTTGCGGGAATGAGAGTGATTTAGCACCAACAGTCTACCATTCAAGCAGACAAATTCTTGTAGGTCTAAAGTTGGGCTTCTGTGACTACCCTGGAATTTGTGGCCCAAAGCAGCGCTTTGTCTCGCGTCTGCTGCTTTGGGGAAGGGCAAGGCAAGGTAGGGGATGGGGTGAGTATTTGGCCCGTAATCCGTGGATTTAACTGGGACCAACCGTTATTTTGCGGATGGATGCCCGAACCGGtcgttaatgggttggatgcggatgaAAATTTTGAATCCAACGGATTACGGAACAGgaccggatgcaaccttgaaaatccgtggACATCCATTTCCGCTAAATTAAGGGTatttatatagttctagaaagtgaaaaatactataacccccatactatatgggttcaatatataaaagccccacaaaatggatcattCACTgtcaactccattctttcacattttgatatttctaggcccaataCTTTAGATTTCTGGGCTTCTTAATAAGAATTATATTTATCATAATTTTAATAATACCAAAATTACCTTTTAGTATTTATATGTAATGAAACTAACTTTTggatttcatttcattttcagATTCTCTCTCTTCCGTCTCTGGTCTGAAGAATTTTAGGATTTTCAGATCTAAACAAAGAAAACGATTCAAAGAGGAATGATTTTAGCTCTATCGATCTCTGCTGATGAGTACACTCCGATGAACAAAATAAATCATTCATTTTTAGTTTACAGATTGACCCTCAGATCAAAGTTACAaagatttttctagggttttctttcttctcgATTGATTTATAGATTACTTAATCGATTTAACAACCCAATCATCCAATCGATTTGATCCAAGTCCTTTAATCTGGATTTTTCAGTTGATTCGAAGACATCTTATGTATTGATAGattaaatcgatttgattcaaataggTTTAACAACTGATCATCAATCTACGAATTCGAACCAATCAATTGATTTCAATTTGTTGTTTCAAAGCTACTTCAGGTAAGGTTTCGATTTGATTCAGTATGTTTTCCTCCTTTAGTAGTtctattttcttattagtttgattaggttttgatttCTGTTTTGGTTGCTCCATTTTGATCGGAGCAAAACAATATGATTTTTGTTGAATCAACAAGTTTTGATTCTAAGTATTTTTGAGAATCGTTCATATATTCAAGGAATTGCAAATACAGCTCAAGTTTTGAATCTCTCTTGTAATGATGTGGATATTAATATGGATGATGTTattatctctgaaaccctagcacAAGTTCAAGAATCATCAGGTATAacaaacatttgatgagttttctCTTTTTGAGCTTTAAATGTTCAATAAATTGCTTCTGTTGTTTAGTTTATTGATGctggattattttattttttgttgttatGTAGATGGTTATTGATGAACCAACAGGAAATGCTCATGAATCTAAAAAGAGTTTGATTACTCGATTACTATTAGATTTTCCTGAAAAATTAGAGAATTCTGGTAATTTTAACAAGTAATATTTGTTCCAATATTTTTCTGATTATTGATCTGTATTGAATCATTAAGGAACAACAGTTTCTTTAACATGATAGAAAGTGATTTCGTGTAGGCGGTCCAGCTGATGGAGACATTAGATCGAGATGTTTGAGATTATCAGATGAAAGCACTTCTGAAGCTCATGATGTACAAGGATTACTTAGACACCACTTACCCCTGGATGGAGCACAAGCTAGATCAATGATCAAAATGGTATTACAATCTAATTAAGTCTGCTTTTTCATATTCAAATTTAGTCTGTGTTTGTTTGGTTTGAAACTTAAATAATGTATGATGAGTTTCATTCATTACAATTCAGTAATTACATGCCTGTGTAACTCCTAATTGCACAACTCAGATGCGTGTGTAAACACTAGTTACACTATTCAGTTGCATCTGTAACTCATAATTACACATTAAGTTGGATGACACTGTAAAAGAACCCCAATCAACTGTTGATATCAGAGAAAGATATCCCTCAGTAATAGTGAACAATGTtcgttttcaattttattttgccACTGGTTCATGTATGTTTGTTGTATTGATTCATTGTATTTGCTATCAGATGAATCATTTACGGGGAATACAAAATCATGAACATATTGGAGTTTAGTAACAAAAGAAAGCTAATTATGCAAGATGAGGATGGGCAGATTCTTCTTATGTGCAAAGCTGCAGACAGGTCTGATACAACTATATGTCCATCTCTCTGTTTGAAATCATATGCGGGTATCATAAAAAATTAATTGGTTTGAAGAATACCTAACTCAACATGGTTGCTTCTAGACTTAGCTAATTTAAATGTGAAAGCTTACATAAAATGGATTTGTTAAAAATATTTGAGTAACTGCTAAGTGGATGCCTTCGAATTTTACGGAGTACGCTAGCTATACGGATGTGTAAAAGTTTCAGTGAACCTTAAATGATGCGTAACTAAGTTTACTAGTTTGCACATATGTTTGAATGAATCTTCTATATCGGATTCAAACTAAACCCAAATCTTATTTCTCATTCTGTCCAACTTTTACTCGGTTGTCATCGTATTGTTAAACATATCCATGTTATAAAGTGATTCTTCATCTGTTCATTAGATACACTTATAATGGTTGGCTTATCTATGTCTGACTTCATAGTTCTCACGGAGGATATAAACTGCAATCACCACATAATTTCAAAAAACAAATACTGCCTTGAGTCTGATACAAATAGGAACTGAAGTCCTTTGTTAACATGGGAATCTCTTTCCATATTTTTTATCTGAGGGATAACACACGAACCTATGTGATTGCAGATTTTCAAGGCCGATTTTACTTGACTTCCTTGGTTCTCCCCAAATGCAAAGAAATTGACCAAGAATATCCTGGATCCAAATCCCTTGACAGTATGTGATATGTCCTTCTGTCTTGACTCTATATTATGCTTTCTGAGTTGAAGAAGTGCATCCTAATGTAGATGATATCTTTGAGGGGCACTGTCAATGTGTATGTGGTGATCCATGATTCCTATATTTTACTTGTTGTAACAGAGGATTTCCATTTCCGAGGTCATAGAGAATAAATGGTTTAAGAAAGAATATAAGCCGCCCATCTTTGAAGCAGAGGATGTTGCTCTTGTTGATGTAGATGCTCTTTTCAGTGAGACTAGGGTAATGTATCCCCATTCGTCCTTGACATTATTACATTTAAAGAGAAAACATGTGACAATTTATAGTGACAATGTATTTAGTTAAAATTTGTTTGTTAAGTATTTCATTTTGTAAAACAGGAATCGGGAAAAACCTTGTTGTCGAGAGGCGAGAAGAAAGGCCAGTTACAATGAATGCCTTTGAGCTCATTTCTAGATCACAGGGTCCCAATCTTGGCTTTGTATTTGAGAAACATATGGTAAGCTGATAAAGCATTCTTTATATTTCTCTGTTTTTTCTTATGTCATTGAGAAATTATGGTCCTTTACTAGAAGATCTAACTGCGAGAAAACCTACTGGAATATTAAATATTTAAAGTGAGTTACGTGCAACACTTTTTTATTTACTTATTGGCCTTCAAGGATCTTTTATTAATTCTAGGTTCTTGCTTATGGAAGGTGCGTGAAATATGACTACTTCATGAAATGTGCTGGAGTTCCTGTACAGAACTGCGTGCTTATTGCTGGAGGCCAATCTAGTGATCTGAATCTTAATGAATAGTCATGCCATGTATCGTTCTGCGGAGCAGGTCTGTGATTTCTTATATACATCAACATACATTATACGTTTATTGTACAATTCATTGATTTGATCATATTTGTAGAGTGTTATAACTTGGCAAGATAAATGGACTTGTAGCTACTAGTTATatgtgctaattagatgtgtaacttatatatacacatgctaattagatgtgtagctactagttacacatgctaattagatgtgtaacttatagatacacatgctaattggataggATATAAAGTCTATGTTATATGCATGATGATCGTTTGCTAGAAAGTGGTGGTGACAGTCGTCATAGGTAATTATTTGATTTCAGTTTATGCTACAGTTAAGATTCGATTTCAGTAAACCATATTTGATTTAAACGAAAGAGATTTAGTTGCTATTATACCT
Coding sequences within:
- the LOC113272276 gene encoding F-box/LRR-repeat protein At3g59200-like translates to MKQARSSTGRISELPDGLIHGILSFIPMTDVVKTCILSKRWRYIWTSVNTVRIDFDSPAFEKYPIIERITRFIDFVDKVLNLRDDVADVNKFYLTLPLSQVDEESLECPKFYDILASRLNAWICSVVRHNIKTLSITFRISAEWTFELPECLFNCKTLETWSLEMGGRGYSLIVVPKSCCLPNLRSVDFEALSFENPGAATRLVSSCPVLEYLGIADTGIEMDNHQDFIIDSSTLEELVVCNGGWQNTLMAKTTS